GCTGGGACCACGCACGTAAAGAAGTTCTGCTTCATTGTCATACTCTGGCATTCTTTCACACAAAATGACTATTTAAGACCAATATATGAGTTATCTCTGAGACAGCCAGAGCAGATTGAAGTTAATGGCCAGAGAcacaaggctggaaaaaacagtTTACAAAAGCTAGCTGGCCACTAGTTGATGAGATATAGATACACCAGTGCACATGGAGGCATCTTTTGCTCAGAAGAGAAGAGCACAAATTGCAAATGGCTTGTTACGACTATTATCTTGCCAGAAGAATGAATTATAATAGTCCGTTAGGGCATTTAAAAGTCACCGTTTAATAAGGGAAATGTACCCAGCAGGAGTTATTTGTGGCAATCCTATAAAGTAGCAAATAACCAATACAATTACCTTAAATATAGTATAGAAAAAGGTACCTTGTGGCCTTTATAGAGTGGGAACTCTTGAATTCCCTGTActaatttcttgtttttcctgttgcatTCCTCTAGGCAAAGAATTTAGAACGTTTTGGTATCGTTGAGGAGCATGTACTGCTGAGGCCGATCTTTGATGGACTGCCAGCATGCAGGGATTCAAAGCTCTTCATAAAGGATCTGCATTTTGATGGGGTGCCAGTGAGGATTTACTGCCCAAAAGCACCATCTGCAAGGAAACGGAGAGGACTCATCTTCTTCCATGGAGGAAGCGGGATATTCGGAAGCATCAGTAGggaactgaaagagaaaatatgattATCTAGGATTGTTaatgatcatagaatagttggggttggaagggaccttaaagatcatccagttccatgggcagggacacctcccactggctcaggctgcccaaggcccatccaacctggccttgaacacctccagggatggggcagccaccacttccctggacaacctgtcccagggcctcaccactcttatgttgaagaaattcctccttatgcgtagtttaaatctgtccctctccaggttatacccattccccctcgtcctatccccacaagtgtttatgaacagcccctccccagcttttctgtagccccttcaggtactggaaggttgctctaatgtctccttggagccttctccaggctgaacaaccccaactctctcagcctgtcaccCCAATTCTCAGACTGTccataatatatttttaaaaactctcCTGAACTTAAGAAATGACAGAAGTTTAATTTGAGAGATAGAAAGCACTTTATGTTTCCTTCACTTTTTAAACTCTCCAATCTGCCCTCGTTTAGtatctaaattattttttgtaggATATAGCACTCTTTATGGCTATTGATTCCTTACAGTAAGTGGTGCtgctaaagaaataaattattttgcctgAAAATCTGACAGTAGTTAACACCTGCGTTCCTCCCTTTCATCTAAAACTGCCACACATTTATTGGGTCTTCTATAAACAGTGTTCATAGTGATTCACGTGGCCTGCAGCAGCCAGTTTAAAATGCATGTTCATGATGTATGTGCTTTAGTTACGTTGGCTTTTTTTCCAACTTAAGTTACTAAAGAAACCAGATAATTGCAAACATGCAATTTAAAAAGTTCTAAAAGGTATTATTTCTACAGGCAGCAGACGCGCATAGACATTAAGTAGTGTTTCTTAGACTTAGCAATAGTACTACAAGTAGCCTTTCGCAGCAAAATGATACGACGTGCCCAAAGCAGCCTCAGACTCACGGCTACATAAAACAATGTAATAAGCTTTTACAAAGATCTCAAGTTACTTTATCCCTTACAACCACTCTAAAAAATAGCGCACAATTCTCAgagaatactttgggttggaagggacttcaaagcccatccagttccaaaccccctgccatggacaggcacacctcccagtggatcagggggctcaaaggcccatccaacctcactTTGAACATTTTCAATGATGGAGCATCctgttctgggcaacctgtttaATGatctcatcaccctcatcataaGAAACGTCTTTCTTATATTCAATCTAATACTCTTAGTCTggcagtttaaaaccattgcctcttgtctaatagtaataataatcataataatttcttattttcttattttctttatagatCAACCTCCCTAAACCTATTAACTTTACTGTGTGTGCTGATGATACAAAGACTGGATTATTTTCGCCCTCACATATGAGAacaggcggagagagttggggttgttcagcctggagaagagaaggctccaaggagaccttagagtgaccttccagtacctgagagggctacaggaaagctggagagggactgttcataaaggcttgtggggataggactgggggcaatgggtataaactggagaggggcagatttagactggacataaggaggaatttcttcaccatgagagtggtgaggccctggcccaggttgcccagggaagctgtggctgctccatccctggagatgttccaggccaggttggatgggccttgggcagcctgagccagtgggaggtgtccctgcccatggcagggggttggaactggatgatctttaaggtcccttccaacccaaactattctatgattctatgattctatgattccatgattctgtgatcctagAGAAAACTGGGATATGTTGTTAACTAAGTAAAAGGCCCACACTCAGTCATGGCTATATGTCATTTAAAAAAGGGAGATGCTATCACCCCGAGGATTCTAAGATATTAATGACattaatatcattttttttttttcaggaacttTTGAAAGAGTATGCCGGTACCTAGCCAGAAAATCTGATTCAGTGGTTGTGTCTGTTGGGTAAGTGAGCTCCACCCAACGTTAACTCCAGAAGGAGacagttctgctgctttccccCCACTTCCCACCCCCAAGAGATGCCCATATCTGTACTTACATTTCTGAGATATAAGAAAAGCTAGAGCTTTACTGTTGTCTACCCCTATGTTGTTGATATGTGTGAGCAAGCATGAGCCTTGGAATTACAAGGAGAAATACCTGCCACAGGTCTATGAAGTTACAACAACAATGTGCATGCCACGCGTTTTCAGAAGAACGGGGATTTGTTTGGTTTACATCACTATAATCACAAAAATCATTACCTTTATTTGATATTTAGGAATTGGGAGCTGTTTTCCcaatttcagattttaatacTTAGCATCACCTCCATGATCAACGATCTCTCTATTTTGACCGAGCAGGAGGGGAAGCTGTTCTGGTTTGATTCAGCTTGTGAAACTTTAAAGAAGTGATAGTGGTTTTGGTCCATTTTTGCCAATGTGTGGGATGTGCTTGAGCTGACACATCCagctatttctttccaaagaccCATCTGTAAtagctgctctgctgtgcatTTCAGGTACCGTTTAGCTCCCGAGCATTCGTACCCGGCCCAGACTCTGGACTGTCTCACCGCTACCGTACACTTCATGAAGACTGCAGAAACCTATGGGGTGGATCCTGATCGGATTCTTGTTTGTGGGGATAGTGCAGGGGGCAATTTTGCTGCTAGAGTTTGCCAAGAACTGGTAGATAGACGGGATATCCCAAAGATAAGTGCCCAGGTACTGATTTACCCATTTCTCCAAGCACTGAACTTTAATCTGCCGTCTCaccagaaaaatgctttcactgcCTTCTTGACCCAGGAATGTTTGGTCCGTTTTGTTCTGAAGTACTTGAGAAAGGATTGCTCCTTGCTACCAGCCACTGTGGCAGGTTCTCACGTTCCTGAGAGTATGAGTTTGAAATATGGGAAATGGATACACCCAGATCTTATCCCAGAGGTATTTAAAGTGGGCTATAAACCACTGTTACCTTCTCCATTTTTACCGCAAGtccatgaagaaacaaaacaagtgTTTGAGGTACGATTTACCCCACTGTTAGCAGAAGATGCTGTTGTTTGCTGCCTCCCTGATACCTGCATCATCACTTGTGAGCATGATGTGCTCAGGGACGATGGATTGCTGTACAAGAAACGGCTAGAGGACAACAATGTAAAAGTGACCTGGTACTACCTGGAAAAAGGCTTCCACGGCACACTGGCATTTTTTGGTTATgggattttctcttttccaacaTCAAGTCAAGTGGTGAAGCACATTGTAAACTTCATAAAAGATTACTGAAATGTCTTCTCGACTACAGTGAAGTGGTCTGCAAACAGAGAGTATTTTAATTAACTATTTACCGGCTattcccagtacctgaaggggctacaagaaagctggggagggacgttttacaaaggcttgtagtgataggactgggggcaatgggtataaactggagaggggcagatttagactggacataggaggaatctcttcaccatgagagtggtgagacactggcccaggttgcccagggaagctgtggctgccccatccctggaggtgctcaaggccaggttggatggcccttgggcagcctgagccagtgggaggtgtccctggcagaggggttggaactggatgatctttaaggtgccttccaacccaaactattctatcattctatgtttctatgtttctattTGTACATCAGATCTAGGGAAGAAATAATATTAGCAGGGTCTGCTGAATTCTGATTTTCCATTGATATGACTTGGGAACatgatgtatttttcatctttttttttaattaacctaTTGATTGTTATGCTGTTCTCTTCCTATGTCAAAAGAACAACAGCTCACCAcagtaaataacattttaaagcatgcGATCTCTGAGTCACCAGCAATGTGCATACACATATTCACATAATACACACAAAATCAGCATGACAGCATGGATAAAATGCCCTCCCATCACCTCTGGTGATTGAAGATACTGTCATTACTGCTGAGATGAGCAGTATTCAACATCAGACTGTGTACAGGCAACCAGTAGATTTGAATTAGTAAAATCTGAAGGAGGGAATTGGTTGTAACTACAAATAAGCTATTAAAAGGAGATGGCTGACACAGAAGGGAGGTACAGGAACGAGAGCTGTATCACATAGCTGCCTCTAAGTGTCCAAGACTGACAACACCAATGCAGTGAGGGAGAACCGCACAAACCTAGCTGGGTGTCCTCTAAACTATAGTCAATAAAGTTCCTTTCTGAGAAGCATCTGGTTGTGTTCGAGG
This genomic stretch from Cuculus canorus isolate bCucCan1 chromosome 21, bCucCan1.pri, whole genome shotgun sequence harbors:
- the LOC104060605 gene encoding arylacetamide deacetylase-like 4 translates to MESFYAFIAVILVAFVVLVLTATYNSFKTQIPPDIDQPLKLRLYHCMYALIEVLAKNLERFGIVEEHVLLRPIFDGLPACRDSKLFIKDLHFDGVPVRIYCPKAPSARKRRGLIFFHGGSGIFGSIRTFERVCRYLARKSDSVVVSVGYRLAPEHSYPAQTLDCLTATVHFMKTAETYGVDPDRILVCGDSAGGNFAARVCQELVDRRDIPKISAQVLIYPFLQALNFNLPSHQKNAFTAFLTQECLVRFVLKYLRKDCSLLPATVAGSHVPESMSLKYGKWIHPDLIPEVFKVGYKPLLPSPFLPQVHEETKQVFEVRFTPLLAEDAVVCCLPDTCIITCEHDVLRDDGLLYKKRLEDNNVKVTWYYLEKGFHGTLAFFGYGIFSFPTSSQVVKHIVNFIKDY